The following DNA comes from Mucisphaera calidilacus.
GTTTTGCCGAGGTGGCTGGTCTTGACCTGGGCGTTGAGTCGGGAGAAGTGGCCGCCGACCTTGGTGGGTGGGTTGCCGCCGTCGCCGACGGACATGAGCAGTGTGCCGTCGGAGAGCCAGAGCAGTCGGCTGCCGAAGTGCTGGCCGCCGGACTTGTCCTGTGAGACGCGGAAGAGGACTTCGACGTCGTCGAGTCGCTTGAGGTCACGGCTGAGGACGCCTCGTGTGAGTGTGGTGCGGTTGGCCTTTCTCACGCCCGATACGTAGGTGAAGTAGAGCAGGCGGTTCTGTTCGAAATCGGGGTGGAGGGAGATGTCCATGAGGCCGCCCTGGCCGTAGGCGAGGATGTCGGGCAGCCCCTCGACGCGGTGGTTGGAGAGTTCGCCATCGCGGGCCAGGCGGAGGGAGCCTGATCGCTCGGTGATGAGCATGGTCTGGTCGTCGGGCAGCCAGAGGACGGACCAGGGGTGACTCAGACCTTCGACCACGGTTTCGGTGCGCCAGCCTGTCGCTGCGGGGCTTTCGCCTGTGGGCGTGATTGGGCCGACGGGTGGTGTGGCGAGGTCGGCGGCCGGGGCTGATGGAATCAGCAAGATGAAGATGATGAACGAGGCGAGTGCATGTGTGATGCGCATGCGGCGTGTCCTCATGCCGTGAATATAGGCTCGCTGGTGTCGGCGGTCAGGGTGTGGAGTCGGTCGATTTCGTCGCTGTTCAACGGGCTGTCATCGTCGGCGGCGAGTCGGATGGCGAGCCGCATGAGTTCGGGCAGGCCGGGTGTGATGGCGGCGCAGACGCCGGGGGTGTTGAGTGTGAAACGCAGCTGGAGGTGCGCCACTTCTTCGCGGTCTTCGGGCAGGTACCAGAGGCGTCCCTCGTTGGGGTTGGTTTCGTCCGGGGCGAACCGTCGCCTCGCCATGGCCTTGATGGCGAGCACGCCGACGTCGTGGGCCCGGCAGGCTTCGAGGAGCGTGGGGCCGAACCCGCCGGTGTGCCATGCGGCGAAGTTGATCGGGAAGAGGGCGGTCTCGATGTGGCCGGTCTCGATGAGGCGGATCGCGGCGGCTTCGTTGTGAGCGCTGAGACCGATGTGGTGGATGACGCCGCGG
Coding sequences within:
- a CDS encoding PQQ-dependent sugar dehydrogenase, which codes for MRITHALASFIIFILLIPSAPAADLATPPVGPITPTGESPAATGWRTETVVEGLSHPWSVLWLPDDQTMLITERSGSLRLARDGELSNHRVEGLPDILAYGQGGLMDISLHPDFEQNRLLYFTYVSGVRKANRTTLTRGVLSRDLKRLDDVEVLFRVSQDKSGGQHFGSRLLWLSDGTLLMSVGDGGNPPTKVGGHFSRLNAQVKTSHLGKTLRLTENGEPAGGNPFVNDSDAAPHLYSYGHRNIQGMAIDPATQRIYATEHGSRGGDELNLITPGTNYGWPAVTYSIEYWGPRISDDASAPGMQDPMVVWTPCIAPSGLCFYTGDRYPGWQGDLFAGGLALRQIRRVDLEDGRVVGQETLKLGQRVRDVRQGPDGYLYVLTDEGNGKLLRIVPTP
- a CDS encoding aldo/keto reductase — protein: MQHNRLGRTGLKVSQLGFPGIALNGQPDDECRSIVQDAVDAGITYFDIAPSYGDAQARMGPAFEQHRSRCVLNCKTTERSAEGARRELEASLEALRTDHFDVYQFHAVTTDDDVDQILAPGGAMETFRDALDRGVIHHIGLSAHNEAAAIRLIETGHIETALFPINFAAWHTGGFGPTLLEACRAHDVGVLAIKAMARRRFAPDETNPNEGRLWYLPEDREEVAHLQLRFTLNTPGVCAAITPGLPELMRLAIRLAADDDSPLNSDEIDRLHTLTADTSEPIFTA